The following nucleotide sequence is from Coffea eugenioides isolate CCC68of chromosome 10, Ceug_1.0, whole genome shotgun sequence.
TGACTCAACTACATACACTTAATCTTTCTTTGAATTCTTTATCAGGGAAGATACCAAGGGCAGTTGGAGAGTTAGCTTCTATGCTTAAACTGGATTTACATGACAACCAACTTACTGGTAATATTCCTCAGGTAATGGGAGTGTCATTGGAATTTCTAGACCTGTCCACAAACTCCTTGAGTGGAACTCTACCTGAAAATTTGGGTGGTATGAAACACTTGTTTCACATGAACTTGAGCAACAATATTTTAAGTCAAAGGATTCCACTCCAGATTGGGGAGTTAACCCAACTTTCTGAACTGGATTTGAGTCAAAATTTCTTCACAGGAGAGATACCATCTGAGTTTCAAAGTTTGCAGAGTTTGGGGACATTGGATCTCTCCCAAAATAACCTCTCTGGCTTGATACCAAAGGCTTTGGCAGAATTGCCTGGTTTATTGCACATTAATCTTTCTTTTAATAATTTGGAGGGTCCAATTCCAAGTGGTAGAGCCTTTGGATATCTAACCTTAGAAGAAGTAAAGGGAAACAAAGGTTTGTGTGGCAATATTACAGGGTTCCGAGCCTGTGAAAGTTCCCCGCCGATTAAAAAGCATGTCAAGTATAAAAGGAAGGAACTTGCTCTCAAAATTGTATTACCTCTTCTGGGATCATTCATACTTCTTGGTGCATTCTTTGGAGCTTTTAGATTGCATGatcaaagaaaaacaaattcaAGAGCAGAAGATATGGAGGTGAAAAAGGGTGATTTATTTGCCATCTGTGCTTATGATGGCAACGCATTGTATAACAAAATCGTGAGGTCTACAGAAGAGTTCAGTGAAATATTTTGCATTGGGAAGGGAAGTTATGGAAGTGTTTACAAAGCACAGCTTTCAATAGGTGATGTAGTAGCTGTGAAGAGACTTCAGAACATGCCTAATGTGGCAAAGGATAAAAGCTTCTTGAATGAGATCAGGGCTTTGACAGAAATCAAGCATCGAAATATTGTGAAACTCTTTGGCTTCTGCTCAAATGCTCGGCATTCAATTTTGGTTTATGAGTACCTTGAAAGAGGAAGCTTGGCCAAAATATTGAGCATGGAAGAAGAAGCCAAGGAACTCGACTGGCAAAAGAGGCTGAAAATCATCAAAGGTGTCGCTCATGCTTTATCTTACATGCACCATGATTGTTCACCAGCAGTTGTACATCGGGACATATCAAGCAATAACATTTTGCTTGATCCAGATTACGAGCCTCACGTTTCAGATTTTGGCACTTCCAAGTTTCTGAAAAAAGACTCGTCTAATTGGAGTTCTTTGGCAGGCACCTATGGATACATTGCACCAGGTAATTATAAATGTTTGTGTTTTCTTTTCCGTTAATTAATTTGTTAACTAATAAATTCAAGTATGATCACATATTATGGTTTTCCAACTTTATCTTGCAGAATTTGCCTATACAATGAAAGTTAACGAAAAGTGTGATGTTTATAGTTTTGGGGTCCTGACAATGGAAATAATCAAAGGAAAGCATCCTGGAGACTTGACTGCTAATCTGATGTCTTCAAATCATGAAGATGTAGAACTGAAAGACTTGGTCGACCGAAGACTTCGATATCCCAATCAAGAAACTCAAAAGATCCTGATATCCATTTTCAAACTTGCAAGAGAATGTCTACACGCTGATCCTCAATGTAGGCCAACAATGCTCTTTATTTCCAGGTTGATATCAACTCAGTGAACCATCTAAATAACTTCTTTGTGATTAACCGGGGCGATATGAGTCTCtttatcatttcttttcttgttaaattAATAGATGCATCACATATGTGGAACTTGGATGATGTTTTCGAGTTTTTGCAGGTTTCTTGCCTCCTATTAAATGCAGAATGCAGTGCCTCACTTTTTTCCCCCTACATAGCACAATCAGGCATCAGCAGAAGATGATATGATGCAGAGCATGTATTCTatgtgaaaataaaatttgaatagCTAATAGAGTTTATGGAATTGAAACTAGAACTAGTATAGGGGGCAAAGCAAGGTTTTGGAAATGTATCGTAATATTATAATCCTTGAAAGTAATAATTCTATGACATTGTCTTCAGTCTTAAGGGTCTTTGATCTGCTTTTATTATCTCCTTGTAAATCAAAGTTCATATTTTAACTAGTCCATAACTTGGACTTTTTTTTCCAAGTAAACTCCTTTAGTTTGTCTAGTAGTTTTTGAGTGCAGTTATTGACAAAAAGACTGCTCTGTTtagattagctgtttttggaggtgtttttgaaaaattttactgtaacagtgtatttcaaaaaaattttatagtaaaaattttttgaaatatttgatatattgtatggatgaaacgttttttgagttattgtgtaTTATtataacattgtatttgaaaaatttgtttttaaaaaaatagtcAATTTAAGGTTAGAAAGAGTATGGTTTTGGGTAGCACGATAAATTAAATACGCCAATACTACAATGAGATCAAAATCACGTGAAGAAGCCCAATTTATCATTTCAACCAATCCACAAGATGAGGAGCGAGATCAGAGTCCTCTAGCCAAACTGCTTTTGGAAGAGCTGCTTTCCTTAAAGTTTCCAGACTGCAAATGCCCAGTGCTCTTCAATTAGTTTATAAATTCACACCTTTGTTTTTAGTACATTCATTGAATTGGAAATGTTATTGTGCTCACAAACACTGATTCAAAAATAAGGCTAACCGATATCATAAATATGTCATAAATAattaatatgttatttttattatcatATAGAATGCTAAAACGAGTCCTATGAATTCATATGCAGTTCATCGGTGTGTTAGAATTAAAATACTTTGGTTCATCATCGATGAAAATAACTTAAAATTTGAAACAACATGCAATATAGATTGAATAAATCTATTTTGACAATGACGACAAATCCAAAAGCAAAGAAGACAATTACATTGCCCCAAACATgaggcaaaaagaaaagaactaaCTTTAGTTTAACattataaacaaataaaaatagtgGTTAATTTATGAATAAGTATTGGAAAGTCATAAAAAATCAAATTACATTGTAGATAAGCAATTAAAAATGAATTAGCAATAAGAAACATGGAAGTTAGTCAGAAATTCTTTtaaatttctaaataatttaGAGCTAAACCGTGAGGTAAATTTTCGGTTTTAAAACATTATCTAAAACTCATCCATGTACATACTGTTTGACCCTAAAATAAAAAGGCGTCAAAGATAATAAAACCCATTAGTCAATTAACAGAATATTAAAGATTAAGACCctatttgataatccaattcagcatttaaatttaattgattcatattttaatatgttaaaaaacttttgataataaaaaatagaatatttgaattaattgagtggcactgaattttctagacaaattttacttcaaataataagtgataagttattcacttatcacttaatgtgatatacactccaatgtatcaaatttagttcttaacaattcaataatttaatggattcagatatcagatttcaatttttagaCTTCAATATTATCAAATGCGCCCTAagggaaaaagtgattaatcgGTTAAGGAGTTTACAAGGAGATAAAGTTTtcatctcaaaaaaaaaaaaaaaagaagaaggctAAGGATAGGCGTTCAACTGGAGGCAAATTCGTTGGAACATACGCTTGTCAATAGCAACAACACTCATTTTTCATATTACTTTCTCTGTTTAGTCAATAGCAGTTTCCAATTAGTTTCTTTTTGTTCAAAGTTTTGAGTCTTATTTTAAGTCCTTTTGTTCATAGCCGATCGGTGATTGGAATAATACTTTGTTATCGATGCTCTTTATCATTTCATTATACCTTTTAACGCTTCTTTGGATTCTTCCGTTAACTATCTTATATGCTTCATGCTTAATGAATCTGGCAGATTCAATCTATTACATTCATCAAGAATTAGAATTTAAAAAAAGGACACCAAATAATGCCACTGTCAAAGAATTTTAATCCATTTTCTATGGTTGTGTTTAGTATTTTCAAACAAAAGTAGTCTTTTAAAACTCATCATTGAAACACAAGTAAAAAATTGTTTTAGATGACAAAACATCATTAGATGAATTGAtaaatatttcaattttattgttTGAGGGAAAAATTAgtgtaaaaacttttgaaaaaagattttgaagataaaagaagaagaagaagagcacAAATTTAACATACAGATCCAACTAGCTTAGTGGCAAAGACACTCCATGTAACATAATCTATCTATCTAGGTCAAGTGGCTAATTGGCCGGCCAGATTTTAGTTTTACAAGGGTTCTTTGGAATGTTAATTTATGCTTTgtgttttactttttttttttttagcattatTTTCAGTGTAGAGGAACTTACGTTGCTCATTGATTATGACTGCTCGCATGTTATATGCGTGATAAGCTTTCAAGTTTCTTCCAATTTTGAAGCAAATATAATTTGTGTTAATATAGGATATAAAATGATCAACATTTGTATACTAGAAATGATTCTTGAAACAAAATTAATTTCTTTCATGCTATGTATTCCCACTATTTTGTGtttgtatttttctatgaatTATTTATCTTGGACATTCTTGAACTTTTTGGGCTAATCTCACTTCTCATCTAATATTGAACTACAACATACATAGCCCAATCTATAAAGATTGATTGTGGTTTAGATATCAGGTAATTACTGCTCATCTCCTAGAGATACTCAAGTTACCCTTTTCTATAGATtcattaagaaaaattagtcaTAGAAGATAAAAATGGTCAATAAAGGGAAGGATAAACGGACAGAACAAGAAGACCTTTGAGTCTTCCTTGTATAGTAGGGATAATCATGGATTCTCTCTAAATAATCTCCATATTCCTTTTGGTCCCACTTTTCCCATCATTTTCAAGACTTATAAAAGTAATTACCATTGATTACAGTCGTCATGACTGTGTCGTCAATCATGAAATGTTTGAAAGACTTTGATGGAGGGCAAGAAGGAAAAAGGGGAGAATTGAAGAAGGGGAAGTGTTGGCAATGAGTATGATGGGGTGAACTGGGGGCATTTgtttgtgggggggggggggatatTGGACCCTCACAATACTAGTGAGGGCCaagtttgattttaaatatattgCCAGTTGATAAAACCTAAATCACTTCATATTTGAATTGAGTTTAGCTTAGTAAGTATTCACTTGAAAAGCAATAATACACTAATAAAGACTAAAAAATGAACTAGATTACttgatattcgaattaactTTGGATCGATAAGAATTATTTGAATTTGGTTTGGCAAACTATTAAAACCAAACCTAAATAACATTTTGTGTTTGGTAAATTGTCAAATACGACTCAAATTTAGCTCTATTAGCATACAAATGAAATTTGTGTGCAAAAAAGTTTGATCTACTCGAACTCGATTTGAGCTTTGATTAGATAAAAATCCATCTATAATGTACTTGTAAATAAATAAGCCAATGTTGAGCACAGAGtttcaaattcattaaaattaataaaataagtTTAAATATTAAAGTGTTCCATTAAATTAAATTCGTTTAATCCCCTAATTCCCGCCACCAATTTCCCCGCGTTAGTGCATCGTGATAAGAAAGATATGAGACAAGACATCCTTATACGTTAAGGACTAGGATTGGTCCTCATCTTGACTGCAAGTCTTTGGACCATTGGATCTCAAGCGTTCCAATCTAAAATAGAGAAGACAAAGAAAAATCGAAGAATGAAGAGATAGGACGGGAAGACCTTTGTGCCAAATCCACCAAAAAAGTAAGACCTTTTGTCTTCCTTGAGGGTGGGGACAACCATGGGTACTCTCCAAATAATTTCCATATTCCATTTTGTCTTACTTTTCCAATTATTTTCGAAGACTTATAAAAGAAGTTACCATTGACTAAAGTCATGCTGACCGAGTCAATCACAAAATGTTTGAAAGATATTGATGGAGgacaagaaggaaaaaagcGAGAATTGAAGAAGGGGAAGTGTTGACAATGTGAATGAGAATTTGGATGGATCCGTCACATTACAAGTAGTATTTTACTCTATTTTTGAGATAAAATGATCCTTTTATTTTGTATTACACCATATTCTGATTTAGGTATATGaatataattttctttttactaCACCATTTTTTCAAATCAGTTAAACCAAAGGGCAAAATTACACGAAATTGAACATTTGGAACCCCATCAGCGGGTGGTGAGGCAAAACTTGGACACGTATAAGAGTAGGGAGTGCCAAGTTTGACCTTAAAACATATTGTTAGATGGCGAAAACTAAGATTGAAAAGGATTCGCTTACCAATTTTGCTAAGGATTCACTTAGTGCCCCaataaaagatttaaaaaaaaactaaattacTTGATATTCGAATTGATTTTGACTCAGAAAGAACTTATTCGAGCTTAGCTTCACCAACCACTCAAAACAAACTTAAACAGCATTTTGTATTTGATAAATTGTCAAACCCAAGTTGAACATGATTCTATTAGCAGAAAAGTGAAATTTACAAGTAAAAAAGTTTAACCTACTCGACTTGAAATTTAGTTTGATTAGATTAAAACTCATTTAAGTTTGGCTCTATAAATCAACAATCCAATGTTAAGCATAATTCCAAgttcattaaaaataataaaataaatttgaacATTATGGTATTTGTCTTGATTAATTCATTATTTTCTCCTAATTACAATGCCGggaaataggaatttaaaaatCTGGAATTTAAAAATCTTAGGGTAAGTCATCCTACCCGCTGCCCCCTTCTCCATGTTGGTACATCGTGTTAAGAAAGAGATGAGGCAATATATCCTTATACATTACTAGGAGGCATTCACCGCGCATATAATTCAAAGAGTGCCATGCCCAGTTTTGGTCAATAAGctaaattgaaattgaaaagtaTAATAAAGGACATAACAGGCCATTGATGTAGCAAAGTTATGAGTAAAAAAATATTGTAGCAAACATACAAGTAAGAAAATACACTATGTAGATTATCAATCGTTAATGTTGAGATTGTTTATGTTGAGGTTGTCAATTAGACCTTCATCCATAATGTAGGAAGTGATTATTTCATGAGTTGCATATCTAATGAGCCTAAATGTGGAAGGAGAAGGCTTGATGTAGCATACAAGCATCTTGCCATGCAGCAGAGTCATCAGATGATGAGTTAAATATATGTTCTGGTGGAGATAGAAAAAGAAAGTAATATAAGCTACTGAAAAAATAGAAGGAAACAGTTGTTACACAAGAAGAAATGATAATTACCTCCATCCATAAATAATAGAGTTCAATAGTTGAAAAATTAGTTAGTCTTTCAGCTTCAAATGACATGGCATTAGCATATAAGGTTCCAGTTGAATCCGTGACCGCAATTAAAATGCAAGCCCTGGAATTAGTAAACAAATATAAATATGATACCAGTCATAGACTGGTTAATTTAAATACAATATACTATTTATAAGTACCTAGGTTGGAGATCAATGCTTGCTTGACAGTAGATGCATATAATTTTCTGCTTACGTATATAATTGTTTAGATGATTACAATTTGGACAAGCTATATCGGTTAGTTTCTGAGGTTTACAGTGGAATTCGATAACACCTCTAATCCATGCAGTTTTTGGTttctataaaataaaagaacaaaagaagaagTTGGAAAAGACTATTTAGTAAATATAAAGACCTTTAGTTGTCTAGTTAAATTGCAGAATTAGAGTTTTACTGAACGAAGCAAAGTAGCTATGTCAAGGATTCGATTGTGATCAATACGGGGAAGAAAGATGCATGGATTAGTATAACTGTTGATAAGTGCATAATTTGTGTGTTTTTAGTGtcttttattagttagttttggtgtgttttaactacttttatagcTATTAtctaagtttctagtgaaaatatgcattttgtggtttgaagtgtaaaaattgcatttttatggattttaatggcAAAAACttaatattttgtaggtttaatgattcaatcatcaaatagcataaattgagaagataattagattattattgatgatttgaaatagtttaaagaagacatgaagtgcaaagaGGATATGCAagcaagaacaaaagaaaggaagTTTCATAGTTTTGATATCTTGTGGTAATTTGGcaatatcttgagttacaagtatcAGATTAAGGTATttcttaaaccattttgaaactaaaatatagatctacatttggtatgagaTATCAAAGTCCAGTTTGGttattttcattgtcaaaaaatCGAAATACAGAAGTTTAATTTCATTATCGAAAGTTGAAACAGAGTTCTGACCAATCAAATTATTCTGATCATTTATCGGTCCATAgagctccaaattagatgattcttgatgtattggaaagctaactcaaatatatacaattttatgtttacacaagagctagttcggcctccatcatcaAAAAAATATCAGTTGAATTTGGACCAAAAATAGAGCAAGGATGAATTCTACCCAGAAAGTGAAAACCTGTAGAAGCAATACGTAGGGTGCAATATGTGATTCAAGGTCGCATTTTCAAGGTTGTGCATTCATCATTTTCAGCTGCAACTTGCTGCAACTTGTTCTTTGTTCACACAactttccaactcaattcctgCAAGCAATTTTGGCTGTATCTGACCAAAAAGAGTATGAAAAGTTGGAGAACCAACTCTTGGGAGTTTCAAGAGGCAAAAATAATAGCTAAAAACAActtatttggctattgtattctctataaatagcagcctttggaggccattttcacaactttggaaggctagaaaaACTGCACAAAAATATAGTTTTTACTAgaattttcttagttcattagttagagtagattagtatagttagagtagtttatccttcttgtatttatagttatatttggatgaagattaagGAGCAAGATGAAGAGGTTTGTCTCAtatgacaagggtgatatctcttctactactttctctcttgcatttgatttcatatttaactataatacaagtttggatttgtgtttttatcatgtttagttaaagtttgtGCCTAGAGTTATgaatgaactttctatatcttgttagtaatgttttcttggttatttgattatattaatttgagcaattatttatcacttttgcttatctaatcacGATTAACTGgcaattaattatgataatcttaaggtgttaagtttgcaacgagaattagaatttaacactagttcaagaaaataaaaaatctagAGAGTACCCTCACAAGAGTAGAaatgcacctatgtggctttagtgacttttttcatgtaatttcatagaagaaatgaacttgcagttaattcataaccacgagagtaggtatggtttaattacaagtataattgattcactacgagagcaggtttcatatgcataagaaaattatgccataactagctaagataatagcattcacttaattGGTAACTTCAGTAAGCAATTCCATACCTCTAtgagctttctagtgttatttttgttacttttactTCGTGTTTATAGTATagattcaatttttaaataataaaggagttcaaaAATCATCGGTAATTGAAAATCTTGTCTATGGATTTAATctttaataccctatactcaatCACGACTCGTATACTTGTGAAAAATCGCGTATGGGATATTTAGAatgttataaatgtaaaacttaaCTATGGAATGAgctaattattatatatatataccccgaGCTCGTCAAATATGCTAATGGACCATTTGTGCTAGTCGAATTGCATTGTTACaatattgaaaagaaaaagagaaaagttgaTTTGGTGCAAAATAACGGTGATGATGTTAGATGGAGTGATTAAAAAATTCTTACCAATGATCTAGCTTTAATGCCTACTGCACAATTGGAGCCATCAAAATAACTAATAAATCTTTAGTTGAAAGTGTAAGATCTagtatcaaaggaaaaaaaatatcacGTATAAAAAGTATGGAAAAGTTTGTATGCTCAGAAATAGGTCCGTGTCTTTTAGATAATAAATAATAGTATTTGGTTACAGTTTTGTGTGGTGACTTTCACTCTTATGGCAATGATGATTGGAAAATATTCTTGAGCAGTTGCAATGGTAGGATCATGATCCTCTTCAAACTCATTCCATAAAGTTAAGATCAATGGTTTCATTCTaagaacaaaagaagaataaatgCTTCTGTTATAAGTTTAGTTGTGCATATAAAACATGGAAAAGTGAACTAGTTTAGGAGCTAGGATGCTTACTTTTGATTGACAATCACATAGTCATGAGCAATGGATGTTTTCCCCTGAAAAGTGATAGTTTTGACAAGTAAAGCATGTAATATAACTCCCATGACATCTgaggcaatccaaaataaaaaaatataacagcATTCAAGCAATTTGTTGGGGGGCAGAAAAATATTGTATAGGATAAGTATTAACTTATTTATAAGCTGATCAGTGTCAGCAATTACATCTAACATAGTGAACAGATGCagctgaaaatgaaaaagaagagaTGGTTGATTGTGTTCTTAAACTTCTTGGATTAAGGTATCTTGAGTGGCAACCCAATAAAATGGATATTCGGTGGTGGGAGTATGAGTATCTTGCTGATCAATAGATGCTCTTGAATTATAGTATATTTTTAAACAGTACAAGCAATCCAGCTGTTGGATCAAACATCTCTTCTATAACGTGCATTTTAACTCTAGTATCCGATCATTAATGACTATTAGATTGGATCAGATTTTAATTTGATGATAAGAAAGAAAAGCGAAGAACAAGATATATATTACCTATGCATCGGCTAGCAAAAAAGTTCACTAATGCTGTTGAAAACTTGAGTCATGTATGACATGAGTTGCTTCAATAGCTTGAAGAGTAATACCCCAGTTTCTCAAAGATGGGTGAATAGAAGACAATGGGATACTAATATGATCCATTTTTGGGATATGTTGTATCATGGACGATCAGAATAATAGTAGGtaaatttaatacaaatattggTGATTTAAATTCAGCATTTGTTAGCATTgtttataaatatacatgatATTGTATTAATTTTAATAAGTGGTGCTTTTATAAAATATGTTCTAATATTACTTTTTTTGGTCTAAAGACTTAAGTATTCACACAATTCGTATTGAATTATGGATATCCTTTTTTGTAAATAACATGTTTGGAACAGTAATTTGCTGTAGAGTATCACTAACGAAGTGGTTCATTCGAAATCATTCAAAACGAAAAATAACTTGAAGCATTATATTCGAGAATCGTATCAAGGCATCTAATCTTTGTAATAGTTAAACATTAGGTAGCACAATTTAAAATACTCAGGATGCAAGGGAAATTTGTTTGAGCTTGAGAAGTTGTAATATAGAATACATCTATATGATGCAAAATTGGCCCATAGGAAAGAAACAGGAATAGGTGAAGTACAAACAGAAATTCTGTGGTAATGTAATAAACTTTTTGAGTCCTAATCAAGGTGAATTCTGATTTAGCTATCATGCTATTTACCTGGAAAATAGAGTTACTTGTTTGGATTCAGCAATTAGCTTTTAGATGTATTGATAAGTAGATAAATTattaaaagaattaaatgaAAACTTACAGGTCTGCATTTGTAGTTGATCCTTCATCTGAGACAACTATGTTGCTAgtaatgttttctttttcttatttgagTCTGTTGTTTGACCGTTCTTCATAGACAACTTGAAATGATGGAAAATTATTGTTTCCATATAAAATGCTATGAAGTGCATATGTTATAGATTTATTTTGCAAGGCTTTGTGAACAAAAGCCATTATTTCTTCATCCTTGGTTCTGTATCATGGGAAGAAATTTTGGCTAGTGTAGCTATTAACTGGAGAGACTTCTTGGTATTGATAAACAGGCATTTCTACATAATTGTATCCATATTGCCAACAACATTTTTTTCTGCTTACATGGTTCCAAATCATAGTTGTCAATCtctttgtcgcgccccacttttttgataaaaaataaatacttgtttttgtgattttattggtttggaaaaagtgaattttttttgataaaaataaaaatgggtctaaatgggacttttgaaaatgcgacgatttgacccaagaaaaatagttcaaaaagggttttttatatgaaaaatggagtcgccacttggtatagagttagggtgtaccaagtcacccaaaaagtgaattttttaaggaaaaaaaaaaaataagaaacccttttgaacgactcctagtccacgcaaacaaagaaaaaggttcgggagtcacatttgacgaaggggaaggcaaggataaaaatccaaggcaccccttcgacctagccaaggctagttgcgtgatttaacccttattttcctaattttcctacccaaagtatgtatttacaatttggacaaagactaataaatgagaaatgcaatcctaaattctatgatgtctctcgtgaggtttttggtcccaaaccacatgaattgtggcggccaataaaaggaaacctcatagaggtcgattgatgcaaatggtgactcaagtgcaagtgtgcaagtgtatgaaaagattcatgtaaaaacaaagtgtttgtgtgcgaatgtgtaaagaaagtgcatgtgtgaatttgtatgaaaaatcaaagtgtttgtgtgtgcaaatgaatgaagatagaatagtacatatataagtgaaacttgaatttcatttgtgaagtaaag
It contains:
- the LOC113750594 gene encoding MDIS1-interacting receptor like kinase 2-like; translated protein: MGSFKIIAIFFLVLLLFPSIQPKCGASASAEEAVALLKWKASFQSQINSNLTSWNLQSINAKNSSSLPCTWAGISCINGSVNRLNLSNWNIKGSLHDFPFSSLPNLEYLDLSLNQIFGSIPKQIGSLSKLIYLDFWVNELSQEIPPEICNLRNLTHLALASNQLSGPIPSGIGELHYLVELYLDNNYLTGSIPASFGDLNRLAELRLFQNHLSGPIPSAIGNLFSLRFLYLNHNNLIGAIPKSLGNLTNLIELLLFDNQLSGSVPKELGNLKFLTSVAMNQNQLNGSIPASIGNLSNLRMLFLRDNQFSGTIPQELGNLNKLVALELDHNKFFGPLPELPCQSGMLQNITVSENMLTGPIPRSLKNCSSLIRARFEGNRFRGNLSEMFGIYPFLDFIDLSNNEFYGELSSNWGKCKPLKTLLVAENNITGGIPPEIGNLTQLHTLNLSLNSLSGKIPRAVGELASMLKLDLHDNQLTGNIPQVMGVSLEFLDLSTNSLSGTLPENLGGMKHLFHMNLSNNILSQRIPLQIGELTQLSELDLSQNFFTGEIPSEFQSLQSLGTLDLSQNNLSGLIPKALAELPGLLHINLSFNNLEGPIPSGRAFGYLTLEEVKGNKGLCGNITGFRACESSPPIKKHVKYKRKELALKIVLPLLGSFILLGAFFGAFRLHDQRKTNSRAEDMEVKKGDLFAICAYDGNALYNKIVRSTEEFSEIFCIGKGSYGSVYKAQLSIGDVVAVKRLQNMPNVAKDKSFLNEIRALTEIKHRNIVKLFGFCSNARHSILVYEYLERGSLAKILSMEEEAKELDWQKRLKIIKGVAHALSYMHHDCSPAVVHRDISSNNILLDPDYEPHVSDFGTSKFLKKDSSNWSSLAGTYGYIAPEFAYTMKVNEKCDVYSFGVLTMEIIKGKHPGDLTANLMSSNHEDVELKDLVDRRLRYPNQETQKILISIFKLARECLHADPQCRPTMLFISRLISTQ